One part of the Vitis riparia cultivar Riparia Gloire de Montpellier isolate 1030 chromosome 8, EGFV_Vit.rip_1.0, whole genome shotgun sequence genome encodes these proteins:
- the LOC117920814 gene encoding uncharacterized protein LOC117920814 produces MQKIESGKHVRSNHSPHQPKFKAIAESSHYSAFSKIHKMWQVLLAAAVAGSGIFAKNLFSNNNADPTVSPPPPQAELQTHDKCDQNHHRRSSSRSASKEVSQSNQSGVVGEAEEIFRFSSSGVSKKPRTRPRGFKKKVEVEGISLSFKKRRTGKAASVKSSTDGSSFVWGLGVGMMYMMSAGKAEISKLNTSMDETAKVVQELKTELYKRKSSRNLQVSSFSSEADTSPKKIRGKHTAQVLAKSSTGNQDPNDVNISSLPVIDDGEYASSVLTEEPRPEVLEMDQLEAELESELQKLPCCATDAPDCEEIRPDLGDTREVSAKEFHELEGQNSNSYQFHGVLPAELDQKLCHVLIEQQENQIVDLESELHLAQSKLLEKEAELQALKDCVKRLTEFSLSTVSDDEAESQVEQKRLINGNYNNDTGNGSKRSAVGMKRALDSEASSYYVK; encoded by the exons ATGCAAAAGATAGAAAGCGGGAAACACGTGAGATCAAACCACTCGCCCCACCAACCCAAATTCAAAGCCATAGCTGAGTCATCTCACTACTCTGCGttctcaaaaattcacaaaatgtGGCAAGTTCTCTTGGCAGCTGCAGTCGCAGGATCAGGGATCTTTGCTAAAAACCTCTTTTCCAACAACAATGCCGATCCCACCGTTTCACCACCACCGCCTCAGGCGGAACTTCAAACACATGACAAATGTGATCAGAACCACCACAGACGATCTTCTTCTCGTTCAGCCTCAAAGGAGGTTAGTCAATCGAATCAGAGTGGAGTTGTTGGAGAAGCTGAGGAGATCTTTAGGTTTTCCAGTTCCGGTGTTTCGAAAAAACCGAGGACCAGACCTCGTGGATTCAAGAAGAAGGTTGAAGTTGAGGGAATCTCTCTTTCCTTCAAGAAGAGGAGGACCGGCAAGGCTGCTTCTGTAAAGTCATCTACAG ATGGCTCAAGTTTTGTTTGGGGACTTGGCGTTGGAATGATGTACATGATGTCAGCTGGGAAAGCCGAAATCAGTAAGCTGAACACAAGCATGGATGAGACTGCAAAAGTAGTTCAGGAATTAAAGACTGAactttacaaaagaaaatcatcaCGTAATTTGCAAGTTTCAAGTTTTTCAAGTGAAGCAGACACTAGTCCAAAGAAAATTAGAGGCAAGCATACTGCACAAGTGCTTGCTAAGTCAAGTACTGGAAACCAAGATCCTAATGATGTCAATATTTCTTCTCTTCCTGTCATTGATGATGGTGAATATGCAAGTAGTGTTCTTACTGAAGAGCCACGGCCAGAGGTGCTTGAAATGGATCAACTGGAAGCAGAGCTTGAGTCTGAACTGCAAAAACTTCCTTGTTGTGCCACAGATGCTCCTGACTGTGAAGAAATAAGACCAGATTTGGGTGAC ACTCGAGAAGTTTCAGCCAAAGAGTTTCATGAACTGGAAGGTCAGAATTCCAATTCTTATCAGTTCCATGGTGTGTTGCCAGCTGAACTGGATCAGAAACTGTGCCATGTGCTCATCGAACAGCAGGAAAATCAAATTGTGGATCTGGAGTCTGAACTGCACTTGGCCCAGTCCAAACTACTTGAAAAGGAAGCAGAACTCCAAGCACTGAAAGACTGCGTTAAACGCCTAACTGAATTCTCCCTGTCAACTGTCTCAG ATGATGAAGCTGAATCACAAGTGGAACAAAAGAGGCTCATCAATGGGAATTACAATAACGACACTGGAAATGGCTCAAAACGATCAGCCGTTGGGATGAAAAGGGCCCTTGATTCTGAAGCATCCAGTTACTATGTAAAATGA
- the LOC117920868 gene encoding uncharacterized protein LOC117920868 translates to MELKSTTAAFFLLFLLLSAPYFSRGELDMSDKNPEIYEIDYRGPETHSYIPPPNRSGGLPFIHGENPRGHRKSKGLKGGKIGENAQKTHG, encoded by the exons ATGGAGCTCAAGTCCACCACTGCCgctttcttccttcttttcctcCTGCTCTCCGCTCCTTATTTCTCAAGAG GGGAATTGGATATGTCTGATAAGAATCCAGAGATTTATGAAATTGACTATAGGGGTCCAGAGACCCACTCCTACATTCCTCCACCAAACCGATCCGGTGGCTTGCCCTTTATTCATGGAGAAAACCCCAGAGGTCACCGCAAATCCAAGGGCTTAAAAGGGGGCAAAATTGGAGAAAAT GCCCAAAAAACTCATGGATGA
- the LOC117920815 gene encoding uncharacterized protein LOC117920815 → MKLSSKTMSSPGRTEKFPPPLMRFLRSNVGSRSRGRSRSSPMFVRKKNTAIETQEPSSPKVTCIGQVRVRRSKQGSGKATKARKKPRGWCRWIRNALCCNHFVGRLKPKPFRPVWRKWVLFFRVRFRRKSEIREDSSRIESKLEDRVEESEQSDDVGNEEEEARVFYSSSFSPPKNALLLTRCRSAPYRSSSLASRFWGSPLATEEEQKTEPENTDQQNPTSENEPSSRDSAAESRTDPETDRDSEYLNQSEDSTSERSTKPTKTEAFKTGEEATARPLILTRCKSEPARTGARLNPDTTLFWKKRSPTVQAISPQ, encoded by the exons ATGAAGCTTTCTTCGAAGACCATGTCGAGTCCGGGTCGGACCGAGAAGTTCCCACCGCCATTGATGAGGTTTTTGAGGAGTAATGTGGGGAGCAGAAGCAGAGGTAGGTCACGTTCCAGCCCTATGTTCGTGAGGAAGAAGAACACTGCTATTGAAACCCAGGAGCCTTCTTCTCCAAAGGTTACGTGTATTGGTCAAGTCCGAGTCAGGCGGTCCAAACAGGGCAGTGGCAAGGCTACTAAGGCTCGGAAAAAGCCCCGAGGGTGGTGCAGGTGGATCAGAAATGCTCTGTGTTGCAACCATTTCGTTGGGAGGCTGAAGCCTAAGCCATTTCGACCAGTTTGGCGCAAGTGGGTCTTGTTTTTTAGAGTTCGATTTCGGAGAAAATCCGAAATTAGAGAGGATTCATCGAGAATTGAATCAAAACTGGAAGATAGAGTCGAAGAATCAGAGCAAAGCGACGACGTAGgaaacgaagaagaagaagcaagggTTTTTTATTCTTCGTCCTTCTCACCACCCAAAAACGCTTTACTGCTAACCCGATGCAGATCTGCTCCGTACAGGTCATCATCCCTCGCCAGTCGGTTCTGGGGTTCGCCTTTGGCCACAGAGGAAGAGCAAAAAACAGAGCCAGAAAACACAGACCAACAAAACCCCACATCGGAAAACGAACCCAGCAGCAGAGATTCGGCTGCAGAATcgagaacagatccagaaactGATAGAGACTCCGAATATTTGAACCAATCTGAAGATTCGACCAGTGAAAGAAGCACAAAACCCACCAAAACCGAAGCATTCAAAACAGGGGAAGAAGCCACTGCTCGTCCTCTTATACTCACCAGGTGTAAATCAGAACCGGCGAGAACCGGAGCTAGGCTCAACCCGGACACCACTCTGTTTTGGAAGAAGAGAAG TCCCACTGTACAGGCCATTTCTCCCCAATAA
- the LOC117920987 gene encoding lipid phosphate phosphatase gamma: MPQPPLKAVTLTHVRYQRGDRFGHFLAWVSLVPVFISLGGFVSHFIFRRELQGMCFALGLLISQFINEVIKKSVQQARPETCALLEMCDSHGWPSSHSQYMFFFAVYFTLLSYKGIVLLTGKCRWIASFAWWLLAVLTMYSRVYLGYHTVAQVFAGATLGIILGAVWFWVVNSVLFRYFPVIEESEFGRRFYIKDTSHIHNVLEFEYEKARAARKDMNCKSD; the protein is encoded by the coding sequence ATGCCACAACCTCCCCTCAAGGCCGTGACTCTCACGCACGTCCGCTACCAGAGAGGCGACCGCTTCGGTCATTTCCTCGCATGGGTCTCACTCGTCCCCGTCTTCATCAGCCTTGGCGGCTTTGTCTCTCATTTCATCTTTCGCCGAGAGCTTCAGGGCATGTGCTTCGCTCTGGGTTTACTGATTTCCCAATTCATCAACGAAGTCATTAAGAAATCGGTCCAGCAAGCGCGGCCGGAGACGTGTGCGTTGCTCGAGATGTGCGATTCGCACGGATGGCCATCCAGTCACTCACAATACATGTTTTTCTTTGCGGTGTATTTCACTCTGTTGAGCTATAAGGGGATTGTGCTTCTTACTGGGAAATGCAGATGGATTGCGAGTTTCGCTTGGTGGTTACTGGCCGTGCTGACTATGTATTCTAGGGTTTATTTGGGGTACCACACTGTGGCTCAGGTGTTTGCTGGGGCCACTTTGGGGATTATTCTTGGGGCGGTGTGGTTTTGGGTGGTGAATTCCGTGCTTTTTCGTTACTTTCCGGTCATTGAAGAAAGCGAATTTGGCAGGCGGTTTTATATAAAGGATACTTCTCACATACATAATGTGTTGGAGTTTGAATATGAAAAGGCGAGAGCTGCTCGGAAAGATATGAATTGCAAAAGTGATTGA